A genomic stretch from Prosthecobacter sp. includes:
- a CDS encoding sigma-70 family RNA polymerase sigma factor produces the protein MKTSFTANTSSLHYDLAHGESALPSDADLMTAIQAGDTAALETLFHRYQALLKGTIRRIINDDFFAQDIVQECLLELWRRSHHYSAAKGAPLAWLLTLARRRAIDHIRRSQAYGRACTRYEDATNAMPSSHDATADCEQTDLGNVLSAHLKRLPEPQQHVIALAFLQGMSQREVAQATHLPLGTVKTRMELGLKKLRRSFGSFSAIHSYQAA, from the coding sequence ATGAAAACCTCATTCACCGCCAATACCTCGTCCTTGCATTACGATCTTGCCCACGGTGAGTCAGCACTGCCTTCAGATGCCGATCTCATGACTGCCATCCAAGCGGGTGACACTGCCGCGCTGGAAACACTGTTCCACCGTTACCAAGCCCTGCTGAAGGGCACCATCAGGCGCATCATCAATGACGATTTTTTCGCCCAGGACATCGTGCAGGAGTGCCTGCTGGAGTTGTGGCGGCGCTCGCATCACTATTCAGCGGCCAAGGGCGCTCCGCTGGCCTGGCTGCTGACGCTCGCCCGCCGCCGTGCCATTGATCACATCCGCCGCTCGCAGGCTTATGGCAGAGCCTGCACCCGCTACGAGGACGCGACCAACGCCATGCCCAGCTCCCATGATGCCACCGCCGATTGCGAGCAGACGGATTTGGGCAATGTCCTCAGCGCTCATCTCAAGCGGCTGCCCGAACCGCAGCAGCACGTCATCGCGCTGGCCTTCCTCCAAGGCATGAGCCAGCGCGAGGTCGCACAGGCCACCCACCTGCCGCTCGGCACGGTGAAGACACGCATGGAGCTGGGCTTGAAGAAACTCCGCCGATCCTTCGGCAGCTTCAGCGCCATCCACAGCTATCAGGCAGCGTAA
- a CDS encoding ATP-binding protein, whose amino-acid sequence MSPLRDTPIKRKLMLVIMLTTGFALLLMASAVVTYEVVTFRSSMMATTTGLAKVVGSMSTSSVAFNNQEDAQEVLAALAVEPQITLVAIYDKNGRLFASFTPGGSVKDLPITPEPDGRDFRESHLVMFTPIIEKDVRLGTLYIRADLREMYQRLFAYGALVSLVGVGAIGVSMGVSIVLQRRITGPIVDLAATARAVSERQDYSVRAVAQGRDEIGDLTDAFNQMLIRVGDANAALQQAKDVAEAANRAKDEFLAILSHELRTPLTPVLATVAMLREAADTSPALLQELDTIQRNVQLEARLIDDLLDLTRISRGKLELHQAVVDVRALLAHAVRNYLIDQATEKNLKVEVKVAETAATHIVGDAPRITQVLWNLLQNACKFTPAGGTITIRAFNDSASSGPPPALIVEITDTGIGIDPAVLPRIFTAFDQGERSRTRLFGGLGLGLAISLAITEKHGGTLTASSPGTGQGATFTLRLPTVPASTAEATAPAAPAVPVQPAEAHAGRILLVEDHADSARQLTRLLMREGHEVTGAAAVAEAMQLADKHTFDLLVSDLGLPDGSGIDLMRHLAAHHPMPGIALSGYGMEEDVKASLAAGFQLHLTKPVDWPDLKAAIQRLLDEKQHRSAGRFGPA is encoded by the coding sequence ATGTCTCCTCTGCGCGATACACCAATCAAACGCAAGCTGATGCTGGTCATCATGCTGACCACCGGCTTCGCGTTGCTGCTGATGGCCTCGGCCGTGGTCACTTATGAGGTGGTCACGTTCCGCTCTTCCATGATGGCCACGACCACCGGGCTGGCCAAGGTGGTGGGCTCCATGAGCACGAGCTCCGTGGCGTTCAACAACCAGGAGGATGCGCAGGAGGTGCTCGCCGCGCTGGCCGTAGAACCGCAGATCACGCTGGTGGCCATCTATGACAAAAATGGCCGGCTCTTCGCCAGCTTTACTCCCGGCGGCTCGGTCAAAGACCTGCCAATCACGCCCGAGCCTGACGGGCGTGATTTCCGCGAATCTCATCTGGTCATGTTCACGCCCATCATCGAGAAAGACGTGCGGCTGGGCACGCTCTACATCCGCGCCGATTTGCGAGAGATGTATCAGCGCCTCTTCGCCTACGGCGCGCTGGTTTCCCTCGTGGGCGTTGGTGCCATCGGCGTGTCGATGGGCGTTTCAATCGTCCTGCAACGGCGCATTACCGGCCCCATCGTCGATCTCGCCGCCACGGCCCGTGCGGTTTCGGAACGGCAGGACTACTCGGTGCGTGCCGTGGCGCAGGGACGCGATGAAATCGGCGATCTGACAGACGCCTTCAACCAGATGCTCATCCGGGTGGGAGATGCGAACGCCGCGCTCCAGCAGGCCAAGGATGTGGCCGAAGCCGCGAACCGTGCCAAGGATGAGTTTCTGGCCATCCTCAGCCACGAACTGCGCACGCCGCTGACGCCGGTGCTGGCCACGGTGGCGATGCTGCGGGAGGCGGCCGACACCTCGCCGGCGCTGCTCCAGGAGCTGGACACCATTCAGCGGAACGTGCAGTTGGAGGCGCGGCTCATTGATGACCTGCTGGATCTGACGCGCATCAGTCGTGGCAAGCTGGAGCTGCATCAGGCCGTCGTGGACGTGCGCGCTTTGCTGGCACATGCGGTGCGGAATTATCTCATCGATCAGGCCACCGAAAAGAACCTCAAGGTCGAGGTGAAGGTGGCTGAGACTGCGGCGACGCACATCGTGGGAGATGCGCCACGCATCACGCAGGTGCTGTGGAATCTGCTGCAGAATGCCTGCAAATTCACCCCAGCAGGCGGGACCATCACCATCCGCGCCTTCAATGACAGCGCGTCATCCGGGCCGCCGCCCGCATTGATCGTCGAGATCACCGATACGGGCATTGGGATCGATCCAGCCGTCTTGCCGCGCATTTTCACCGCCTTCGACCAAGGCGAGCGTTCACGCACGCGTCTGTTCGGGGGCTTGGGGCTGGGTCTCGCCATCAGCCTCGCCATCACGGAGAAACACGGCGGCACACTCACCGCCAGCAGTCCTGGGACCGGTCAAGGAGCCACCTTCACCCTGCGTCTTCCCACCGTGCCTGCGTCCACGGCTGAAGCCACGGCCCCGGCGGCTCCGGCCGTGCCAGTCCAGCCCGCTGAGGCGCACGCCGGCCGCATCTTGCTGGTGGAAGATCACGCCGACAGCGCCCGCCAGCTCACCCGCCTGCTGATGCGCGAAGGTCATGAGGTCACGGGTGCCGCCGCCGTTGCCGAAGCCATGCAACTGGCAGACAAACATACCTTTGACCTGCTGGTCAGTGACCTGGGCCTGCCCGATGGCAGCGGCATTGATCTCATGCGTCATCTGGCCGCACACCATCCCATGCCCGGCATCGCCCTCAGTGGTTATGGCATGGAAGAAGATGTCAAAGCCAGCCTGGCAGCGGGCTTCCAGTTACATCTGACCAAACCGGTGGACTGGCCGGATCTCAAGGCCGCGATCCAACGGCTGCTCGACGAAAAACAACATCGCTCGGCAGGCCGGTTTGGCCCTGCCTGA
- a CDS encoding YfiR family protein gives MPLLTARLQLGGKAAALMLLLLGWCAQLRAETPAEREYALKAACLFNFCQFITWPADAFDSPSAPIVIGVLGTDPFGAVLDAMVRGESIRGRQIRIIRYRRVDEALNSHLLFISASESARLNFILRAVQGRRIVTIGENDDFLDEGGMIALAAVENRVRLRIKLSAIRGGGVSVSSKLLRVADIVP, from the coding sequence ATGCCGCTTCTGACCGCCAGACTCCAACTCGGCGGCAAAGCAGCGGCGCTCATGCTCCTGCTGCTGGGCTGGTGTGCCCAGTTGCGGGCGGAAACACCGGCGGAGCGTGAGTATGCTCTGAAGGCCGCCTGCCTGTTCAACTTCTGCCAGTTCATCACCTGGCCGGCGGACGCGTTCGACTCGCCCTCGGCCCCCATCGTCATCGGGGTGCTGGGAACTGATCCGTTTGGAGCCGTGCTGGATGCGATGGTGCGTGGGGAGAGCATTCGGGGCCGGCAGATTCGCATCATCCGTTACCGTCGCGTGGATGAGGCATTGAACAGCCATCTGCTCTTCATCAGCGCGTCCGAGTCAGCCCGGCTGAACTTCATTCTGCGAGCCGTGCAGGGGCGCAGGATTGTGACCATCGGGGAGAATGATGATTTTCTCGATGAGGGCGGCATGATCGCGCTGGCAGCCGTAGAGAACCGGGTGCGCCTGCGCATCAAGCTCTCCGCAATCCGCGGCGGGGGCGTCAGCGTGAGTTCCAAGCTTCTGCGCGTGGCGGACATCGTTCCATAA
- a CDS encoding response regulator gives MTAHSSTQKVPPREKPTVLVVDDDTKNLLAIESVLNGASYKLIKAQTGGEALMALMDGDFAAIVLDVQMPDMSGIELAKMIKHRKRTQHIPIIFLTAHYREDEHAVLGYDVGAVDYLTKPINPAVLRSKVNVFVDLFRKTCALADMNITAQAAEEALRLANMELAARNEALEREAEERERRIRAESAQAEAEEANAAKDRFLAMLSHELRTPLSPIVHAVALIEEMECPPAIREHIATIQRNVRLEARLIDDLLDLARIRNGKLRLELQPVDVHEVLRQAIKICQADLAARRIQVVEKLEAPDPHVRGDFARLQQVFWNLLTNAAKFGHEDSIIEVRTFVTEPGSRISIEIADQGIGIASEKLDRIFDAFEQGARHSQAGLGLGLAICKALVEMHSGIIAVHSDGPNRGATFIIRLPAATPAGQPNGEKNHEVAAPPGLRLLVVEDHHDTLATLTRLLMRRGYIVRTAGSIAECLDISREYEYDVLISDIGLPDGRGTELLQQLSDLHGQPPPAIAMSGFGMDDDVERSQQAGFSEHLTKPIEFSALQHAIARLAPRQIG, from the coding sequence ATGACCGCTCATTCCTCCACTCAGAAAGTACCGCCGCGGGAAAAACCCACGGTGCTGGTCGTTGACGATGACACCAAGAACCTCCTGGCGATCGAGAGCGTGCTCAATGGCGCCAGCTATAAACTGATCAAAGCGCAGACCGGAGGCGAGGCGCTGATGGCGCTGATGGACGGCGATTTCGCGGCCATCGTGCTCGATGTGCAGATGCCCGACATGAGCGGGATCGAACTGGCGAAGATGATCAAGCATCGCAAGCGCACCCAGCACATCCCGATCATCTTTCTCACGGCACACTACCGCGAGGATGAGCACGCGGTGCTCGGCTATGACGTCGGTGCGGTCGATTACCTGACCAAGCCGATCAATCCGGCGGTGCTGCGCTCCAAGGTGAATGTCTTCGTCGATCTGTTCCGAAAAACGTGTGCGTTGGCCGACATGAACATCACAGCGCAGGCCGCGGAGGAAGCCCTGCGCCTCGCGAACATGGAGCTGGCCGCACGCAATGAGGCGCTGGAGCGCGAGGCCGAGGAGCGCGAACGCCGCATCCGCGCGGAATCAGCGCAAGCCGAGGCCGAGGAGGCGAACGCCGCGAAGGACCGCTTCCTGGCGATGCTCTCGCATGAATTGCGCACGCCGCTGTCGCCCATCGTTCACGCCGTCGCCTTGATCGAGGAAATGGAATGTCCGCCCGCCATTCGCGAACACATCGCCACCATTCAGCGCAATGTGCGGCTCGAAGCGCGGCTGATTGACGACCTCCTTGATCTGGCGCGCATCCGCAACGGCAAGCTGCGCCTGGAACTTCAGCCGGTCGATGTTCACGAGGTATTGCGGCAAGCGATAAAAATCTGCCAGGCAGATCTCGCGGCACGGCGGATTCAGGTGGTGGAAAAGCTGGAGGCACCGGATCCGCATGTGCGCGGCGATTTCGCCCGATTGCAGCAGGTGTTCTGGAATCTGCTGACCAACGCCGCGAAGTTTGGCCACGAAGACAGCATCATTGAAGTGCGCACCTTTGTCACCGAACCCGGCAGCCGTATCAGCATCGAGATCGCGGACCAGGGCATCGGCATCGCGTCCGAAAAACTGGACCGCATCTTCGATGCTTTTGAGCAGGGCGCGCGTCATTCGCAGGCAGGCCTCGGTCTCGGCCTCGCCATCTGCAAGGCGCTGGTGGAGATGCACAGCGGCATCATTGCCGTCCATAGCGACGGCCCCAATCGCGGCGCGACGTTCATCATCCGCCTGCCAGCCGCCACCCCTGCTGGACAGCCGAACGGGGAGAAGAATCATGAAGTTGCAGCGCCCCCGGGACTGCGTTTGCTGGTCGTGGAAGATCACCACGACACCCTGGCCACACTGACGCGGCTGCTGATGCGGCGTGGCTACATCGTGCGCACCGCAGGCAGCATCGCCGAGTGCCTCGACATCTCGCGTGAATATGAATACGACGTGCTCATTTCCGACATCGGCCTGCCTGACGGGCGTGGCACCGAACTGCTGCAACAGCTCAGCGATCTTCACGGCCAGCCACCGCCTGCCATTGCGATGAGCGGCTTTGGCATGGACGACGATGTCGAGCGCAGCCAGCAAGCCGGTTTTTCCGAACACCTGACCAAGCCGATCGAGTTCTCTGCCTTGCAGCACGCGATCGCACGGCTCGCGCCCCGTCAAATCGGATAA
- a CDS encoding HD domain-containing protein produces the protein MASFISDQLHEQQADIAAAIAQPLWQKAAAFAAQAHAGEVPPDEVPPSFAQATRVAVTLTAVYHCQEPPVLAAALLHNVLEKTDVSFDELENQFGRLIASRVERLSRDPDLDEGIHLKRLHACDWQTRLIKLADAAATLDDDGDDLDERIHKTMPVLDLAFGNEQPVLRAQRHLLALLENARMAA, from the coding sequence ATGGCTTCCTTTATCTCTGACCAGTTGCACGAGCAGCAGGCGGACATTGCTGCCGCCATCGCCCAGCCGCTCTGGCAAAAAGCCGCCGCGTTTGCGGCACAGGCCCATGCCGGTGAGGTGCCACCCGATGAAGTCCCGCCATCGTTTGCCCAGGCCACCCGGGTGGCGGTCACGCTCACGGCGGTCTATCACTGTCAGGAGCCACCGGTACTTGCCGCCGCACTGCTGCATAATGTGCTGGAGAAAACCGATGTCTCGTTCGACGAACTCGAAAATCAGTTCGGCCGCCTCATCGCCTCCCGGGTGGAGCGCTTGAGCCGTGATCCTGACCTGGACGAAGGCATTCATCTCAAGCGTCTGCATGCCTGCGACTGGCAGACACGGCTGATCAAGCTGGCAGATGCCGCGGCCACGCTGGATGACGACGGAGATGATCTGGATGAGCGCATTCATAAAACCATGCCGGTGCTGGATCTGGCCTTTGGCAATGAGCAGCCCGTGCTGCGGGCGCAGCGGCATCTGCTGGCGCTGCTCGAAAACGCCCGGATGGCGGCTTAG